The following are encoded in a window of Castanea sativa cultivar Marrone di Chiusa Pesio chromosome 5, ASM4071231v1 genomic DNA:
- the LOC142634909 gene encoding uncharacterized protein LOC142634909: MGEQPFEKKLRYTQQPIAFNDDDMEGTIQTHDDALVVTACINGFIVKRVMIDQGSGANVMYPDLYRGLGLKKEDLSKYDTPLMEFDSHMVIPEGQISLPVSMEDKEVIVTFIVVASFSPYTTNLEKVVDSCHGSRAVHLACEGQVLHREGNSRDKGQSTSSQTILSGHG; the protein is encoded by the coding sequence ATGGGCGAGCAACCCTTCGAGAAGAAGTTGAGGTACACTCAGCAGCCCATTGCTTTTAATGATGATGATATGGAAGGCACCATTCAGACACACGACGATGCTCTGGTGGTTACGGCCTGTATAAATGGTTTCATAGTAAAGAGGGTAATGATAGATCAAGGGAGCGGTGCAAATGTAATGTATCCCGACTTATATAGGGGGCTTGGTCTGAAGAAGGAAGACCTATCTAAGTATGATACGCCATTGATGGAGTTTGACAGCCATATGGTAATTCCAGAAGGACAGATTTCACTCCCCGTAAGTATGGAGGATAAGGAGGTGATCGTAACGTTCATAGTGGTCGCTTCTTTCTCCCCGTACACTACGAACCTCGAAAAGGTTGTGGATTCATGCCATGGGAGTCGTGCCGTCCACCTTGCATGTGAAGGTCAAGTTTTGCACCGAGAAGGGAATAGTCGAGATAAGGGGCAATCAACAAGTAGCCAGACAATACTTAGTGGCCACGGCTAG